Proteins co-encoded in one Bacillus paramycoides genomic window:
- a CDS encoding endonuclease I family protein: MKFRNTKLAMVTLSSFFILGTASLSFTDIIHGEVASASPQEITAKSYDDTYYNNAIGKTGLELKKELHNIIDDHTKLSYSAVWEALRDTDEDPNNKNNVILLYTGRSQGKLTNGSGVDNWNREHVWAKSHGDFGTTAGAGTDLHHLRATDVSVNSSRGNLDFDNGGVNHSEATECKYDSDSWEPRDSVKGDIARMLFYMAVRYEGDNGEIDLELNEKVNNNKDPYMGKLSVLLKWNEQDPVDDLERKRNEVIFTKYQHNRNPFIDHPEWVNKIWN; encoded by the coding sequence ATGAAGTTTCGAAATACAAAGCTTGCTATGGTTACACTATCTTCATTTTTTATTTTAGGTACTGCATCTCTATCATTCACAGATATCATACACGGTGAAGTAGCTTCTGCATCACCACAAGAGATTACTGCAAAAAGCTATGACGATACATATTATAATAATGCAATAGGAAAAACGGGTTTAGAATTAAAGAAGGAACTTCATAATATTATTGATGATCATACAAAGTTATCATACAGTGCGGTTTGGGAAGCACTAAGAGATACTGATGAAGATCCAAATAATAAAAACAATGTGATACTCTTATATACTGGGCGTTCGCAAGGGAAACTTACGAATGGCTCAGGAGTTGATAATTGGAACCGAGAGCATGTTTGGGCAAAATCTCACGGTGATTTTGGAACGACTGCAGGAGCTGGAACAGATTTGCATCATTTAAGAGCGACGGATGTATCTGTAAATAGTTCACGTGGAAATCTGGATTTTGATAATGGTGGTGTGAATCATTCGGAAGCGACAGAATGTAAATACGATAGTGATTCTTGGGAACCTCGTGATAGTGTAAAAGGAGATATCGCTAGAATGCTATTTTACATGGCTGTTCGTTATGAAGGAGACAACGGCGAAATAGACTTAGAATTAAATGAAAAGGTGAATAACAATAAAGATCCATACATGGGCAAACTATCCGTTTTACTAAAATGGAATGAACAAGACCCGGTAGATGATTTAGAGCGAAAGCGTAATGAAGTGATTTTTACGAAATATCAACATAATCGTAATCCTTTTATTGATCATCCGGAATGGGTAAATAAAATTTGGAACTAG
- the ybaK gene encoding Cys-tRNA(Pro) deacylase, with translation MKKDKTNAMRILDKEKIEYSMMSYDPDDGKIDGVSVAEKIGREVREVYKTLIAQGNSKNYHVFIIPVDEELNLKAAAKSVGEKKIEMIPVKDITKVSGYIRGGCSPVGMKKLFSTCIDATAQSLEMMIVSGGKIGIQIELKVDDLAKVTRAQFGEVTK, from the coding sequence ATGAAAAAAGATAAAACAAATGCGATGCGAATATTAGATAAAGAGAAAATTGAATATTCGATGATGTCATATGATCCAGACGATGGAAAAATTGATGGCGTATCAGTAGCTGAGAAAATTGGACGCGAAGTGAGAGAAGTATATAAAACGTTAATCGCTCAAGGGAATAGTAAAAATTATCATGTGTTTATCATTCCGGTAGATGAAGAACTGAACTTGAAAGCAGCAGCAAAATCAGTTGGTGAAAAGAAAATTGAAATGATTCCTGTGAAAGATATTACGAAAGTATCAGGGTATATTCGCGGTGGTTGTTCACCAGTCGGAATGAAGAAGTTATTTTCGACATGCATTGATGCGACTGCACAATCGCTTGAAATGATGATAGTAAGCGGCGGGAAAATTGGTATACAAATTGAGCTGAAAGTGGATGATTTGGCAAAAGTGACGAGAGCGCAGTTTGGTGAGGTAACGAAGTAA
- a CDS encoding serine hydrolase domain-containing protein: MKSFILKKGTALTLTGAILIGALAIPSYETVHAVNKRTSIEQVIDKAADAKNIPGVVVTVKNGEASWAYASGEGNIERNHKVDADSAFRIGSTTKTFVATVVLQLVGEKKLSLDDTVEKWLPELIKGKGYDGSKITIRQLLNHTSGIADYLTPDLKEKLIENPSENYTPEQLISRALQLEPVKGWSYSNTNMVIIGLIIQKVTGESYAEQIQKRIIDPLSLKETVLPGSSMDIPKKNARGYLNTGDKLVDITLFNPSFANASGEMISTGEDMTTFFRALLGGKLLTPEIQKEMMTHTVDTPLGKYGLGIHATKLPDGTEVWGHGGGIPGFTNFAGGTKDGQHVISININVLGAEKQINNILASEFAAKSKKESTDKEKKSKHREEVQNVMDQVVTNKKIPSVIAGGLKDGKRWSYATGTASYEMPRPVEPNFSFRIGSITKTFTASVVLQLAEEKQLNLDDTVEKWLPGVVQGNGYDGSKITIRQLLNHTSGIAAYTDLDMRDITLPQNPFRYYSTDELISLALAKPPVFAPGEGWDYSNTNTVIAGEIIRKVTGDTYAEQIRKRFIKPLGLKETFVMEASSHIPGKHANGYNMDRSGRLYDLTEINQSWANAAGDMVSTVEDLTTFFSALLGGKLLNQELMDQMFTTVDSPIGKVGLGIYEEKTSDGQSYWGHAGGTFGFETRVGGPIGGEHILVTAINAVGPEVITGRDKIFNKEFRR; this comes from the coding sequence ATGAAGTCATTTATCTTAAAAAAAGGAACAGCCCTTACTTTAACAGGAGCAATATTGATTGGAGCATTAGCAATACCTTCTTATGAAACCGTACATGCGGTAAACAAAAGGACATCAATTGAACAAGTTATTGATAAAGCTGCCGATGCAAAGAATATTCCAGGAGTTGTTGTTACTGTAAAAAATGGAGAGGCAAGTTGGGCATATGCTTCTGGGGAAGGTAATATTGAGAGAAATCATAAAGTAGATGCTGATTCTGCTTTTAGAATTGGGAGCACAACGAAGACCTTTGTAGCTACAGTAGTATTGCAGCTTGTGGGTGAAAAGAAATTAAGTCTTGATGATACGGTAGAGAAATGGTTGCCAGAACTTATTAAAGGAAAAGGCTATGATGGCAGCAAAATTACGATTCGCCAACTATTAAATCATACAAGCGGAATTGCTGATTACTTGACGCCAGATCTTAAAGAGAAATTAATAGAGAATCCAAGTGAGAATTATACACCGGAACAATTAATTTCTCGTGCCTTACAATTAGAACCAGTAAAAGGATGGTCATACTCGAATACGAATATGGTTATTATTGGATTAATTATTCAGAAAGTAACAGGGGAATCATATGCTGAGCAGATACAAAAACGAATTATTGATCCTCTTAGTTTAAAAGAAACAGTACTTCCAGGAAGCTCAATGGATATTCCGAAAAAAAATGCCCGTGGCTATTTAAATACGGGTGATAAATTAGTAGATATTACTTTGTTTAATCCATCGTTTGCTAATGCTAGTGGTGAAATGATTTCGACAGGAGAAGATATGACAACGTTCTTCCGTGCCTTATTAGGTGGTAAATTACTAACACCGGAAATACAGAAGGAGATGATGACTCACACAGTAGATACCCCATTAGGAAAGTATGGACTTGGTATTCACGCAACAAAATTACCAGATGGTACTGAAGTATGGGGGCATGGTGGTGGTATCCCTGGTTTTACTAACTTTGCTGGTGGAACGAAAGATGGTCAGCATGTTATCTCGATAAATATTAATGTATTAGGCGCAGAGAAACAGATTAATAATATTTTAGCTTCAGAATTTGCGGCAAAATCAAAAAAGGAATCCACTGATAAGGAAAAGAAAAGTAAACATCGAGAAGAAGTACAAAATGTAATGGATCAAGTAGTAACGAATAAAAAAATTCCTAGTGTTATAGCTGGCGGATTAAAGGACGGAAAGCGTTGGTCGTATGCGACAGGAACAGCTAGTTATGAGATGCCACGCCCTGTAGAACCGAATTTTTCGTTCCGTATCGGGAGCATAACGAAGACTTTCACTGCTTCTGTTGTACTGCAATTGGCTGAAGAGAAACAATTAAACCTTGATGATACAGTTGAAAAATGGTTGCCGGGAGTTGTACAGGGTAACGGATATGATGGGAGTAAAATTACAATTCGTCAGTTATTAAACCATACAAGTGGGATTGCAGCATATACTGATTTAGATATGCGGGATATTACATTGCCTCAAAACCCATTTCGTTATTATAGTACCGATGAGCTCATAAGTTTAGCACTTGCAAAGCCACCTGTATTTGCACCAGGGGAGGGCTGGGACTATTCAAACACAAATACTGTTATAGCCGGGGAAATTATTCGGAAGGTAACAGGAGATACATATGCGGAGCAAATTAGAAAAAGATTTATTAAACCGCTCGGGTTAAAAGAGACATTCGTAATGGAAGCAAGTTCGCACATACCGGGTAAGCATGCGAATGGATATAATATGGATAGATCAGGTCGTTTATATGATTTGACAGAAATTAATCAGTCATGGGCAAATGCAGCTGGAGATATGGTTTCAACAGTGGAAGATTTGACTACATTCTTCAGTGCACTGTTGGGTGGAAAGCTCTTAAATCAAGAGCTAATGGATCAGATGTTCACAACAGTAGATTCACCGATAGGTAAGGTTGGACTAGGAATTTATGAAGAGAAAACATCAGATGGACAATCGTATTGGGGGCATGCTGGTGGGACTTTTGGATTTGAAACAAGGGTCGGTGGACCTATTGGAGGAGAACATATTTTAGTAACTGCTATTAATGCAGTAGGTCCAGAAGTCATTACAGGCAGGGATAAAATATTTAATAAAGAGTTTAGACGTTAA
- a CDS encoding hybrid sensor histidine kinase/response regulator transcription factor, with protein MFSFTKEWIWYDWIFVLIRTFWLIVIISANFMFPTSIHTSSMIVLSLTSVVYLVPLIIRYKKPEWYPAFDIITAGCFYLYLASVAPNLLWSFILLVIIIGLCSNRNNYIWSGIFCGFAFPLLNAWIANRPPYELIVSCSLGFAIGISFNILIQYHKQSRIIEEQKLLLEQHINRIEELTLIEERNRLSHELHDTIGHTLTSLIAGVTSLRSSVPDSQFERIDSLISIAQHSLNDIRKHLHELSHNPLSNSLSESLQQLTEEFMKSTGTTVTFRMIGNETLVIQKVNFFLYRCLQESLTNAVRHGKASNISVQLHFYDQQLRLQIEDNGIGMKEIQFGFGLSGMKERLEQVQGTLSVQSNVEQGTLIICNIPLQTKPVHDIIRLLVVDDQALITNSLEQILENQTDFIVAGKAYDGSEALILCEQLQPDIVLMDIQMPEMNGIEALLEMKRRWPNMKIVLMTTFEDSLQAATALEHGAEGYMLKSIHPQEMKEALKLIYNGGTWIDQSVASRIFEEMKLQREQLAKIKSTKQTFPYGLTKREMEILEHLSNGLRYKSIAAKLFLSEGTIRNYCSNLYSKLGVNNREEAIKMARTENIL; from the coding sequence ATGTTCTCATTCACAAAAGAATGGATTTGGTATGACTGGATATTTGTGCTCATACGAACATTTTGGCTAATTGTTATCATTAGTGCTAATTTTATGTTTCCAACATCCATTCATACATCAAGTATGATTGTACTTTCTCTCACTTCTGTCGTTTACCTTGTACCATTAATTATTCGATATAAGAAACCAGAATGGTACCCTGCATTCGATATTATCACTGCGGGTTGTTTTTATCTTTACTTAGCATCCGTGGCTCCAAATTTACTTTGGTCTTTCATTTTACTCGTAATTATTATTGGATTATGTAGTAATCGAAATAATTATATATGGAGCGGTATTTTTTGTGGATTTGCATTTCCGCTATTGAATGCTTGGATTGCCAACCGACCGCCATATGAACTAATCGTTAGTTGTAGTCTCGGTTTTGCCATTGGTATTTCTTTTAATATATTAATTCAGTATCATAAGCAATCTCGAATTATTGAAGAGCAAAAATTACTATTAGAGCAACATATTAATAGGATTGAAGAGCTTACTTTAATAGAAGAACGTAATCGACTGTCACATGAACTACATGACACAATTGGTCATACACTTACTTCTCTCATCGCTGGCGTCACATCACTAAGATCATCAGTACCGGATTCACAGTTTGAACGAATTGATTCCCTTATCAGTATTGCTCAGCATAGTCTAAATGATATTCGAAAGCATCTACATGAGCTATCTCATAATCCACTTAGTAATTCATTAAGTGAATCCTTGCAACAATTAACAGAAGAATTTATGAAATCTACAGGTACAACCGTTACATTTCGTATGATCGGAAACGAGACTCTTGTAATACAAAAAGTGAATTTTTTCCTATACCGTTGTCTTCAAGAGTCGTTAACAAATGCTGTTCGGCACGGTAAAGCGAGCAACATATCCGTTCAACTACATTTCTACGACCAACAACTTCGATTGCAAATTGAAGATAACGGGATTGGAATGAAAGAAATTCAATTTGGCTTTGGACTCAGTGGAATGAAAGAGCGACTTGAACAAGTTCAGGGGACATTATCGGTTCAGTCTAATGTTGAACAGGGAACATTAATTATTTGTAATATTCCATTACAAACAAAACCTGTACATGACATCATTCGCTTATTGGTCGTTGATGATCAGGCACTTATTACAAATAGTTTAGAGCAAATTTTAGAGAACCAAACTGATTTTATTGTTGCTGGTAAGGCATACGATGGATCTGAGGCATTAATATTATGTGAACAATTACAACCTGACATTGTACTAATGGACATTCAGATGCCAGAAATGAATGGTATTGAGGCTTTACTAGAAATGAAGCGACGTTGGCCTAATATGAAGATTGTACTCATGACAACATTTGAAGATTCCTTACAAGCAGCAACTGCGCTCGAGCATGGAGCTGAAGGTTACATGTTGAAATCTATTCATCCACAAGAAATGAAGGAGGCCTTGAAACTTATTTATAACGGCGGAACTTGGATTGACCAATCAGTTGCTTCACGCATTTTTGAGGAAATGAAACTTCAACGTGAGCAATTAGCGAAAATCAAATCAACTAAACAAACTTTTCCATACGGACTTACAAAACGGGAAATGGAAATTTTAGAACATCTATCAAACGGATTACGCTATAAATCTATTGCAGCTAAGCTATTTTTATCTGAAGGAACAATCCGTAATTACTGCTCAAATCTCTATTCAAAACTAGGTGTTAACAATCGTGAAGAAGCGATAAAAATGGCACGAACAGAAAACATCTTGTAG
- a CDS encoding histidine--tRNA ligase, with product MEMKNVKGTKDYLPEEQVLRNKIKRACEDTFERYGCKPLETPTLNMYELMSYKYGGGDEILKEIYTLKDQGKRELALRYDLTIPFAKVVAMNPNIRLPFKRYEIGKVFRDGPIKQGRFREFIQCDVDIVGVESVMAEAELMSMAFELFRTLNLEVTIQYNNRKLLNGILESINIPTERTSDVILSLDKIEKIGIDGVRKDVLERGITEEMADTICNTVLSCLKLSIADFKEAFNTPLVAEGVNELQQLQQYLIALGINENAIFNPFLARGLTMYTGTVYETFLKDESITSSIGSGGRYDNIIGAFRGDNMSYPTVGISFGLDVIYTALSQKETISSTADIFIIPLGTELQCLQIAQQLRSTTSLKVELELAGRKLKRALNYANKENIPYVLIIGEEELSTDTVVLRNMKEGSEVKVPLSSLSSYL from the coding sequence ATGGAAATGAAAAATGTAAAAGGAACGAAAGACTATTTACCAGAGGAACAAGTACTGCGAAATAAAATTAAAAGAGCCTGTGAAGATACGTTTGAACGATACGGATGTAAACCGTTAGAGACACCAACGTTAAATATGTATGAGCTTATGTCATACAAGTACGGCGGTGGCGATGAAATTTTAAAAGAAATATATACACTTAAGGATCAAGGAAAACGCGAACTTGCCTTACGTTACGATTTAACAATTCCATTCGCAAAAGTCGTGGCAATGAATCCGAACATCCGCCTCCCTTTTAAACGGTATGAAATTGGGAAAGTATTTCGAGATGGTCCAATTAAACAAGGTAGGTTTCGTGAGTTTATTCAATGTGACGTTGATATAGTTGGTGTAGAATCAGTCATGGCAGAAGCGGAACTTATGAGCATGGCGTTTGAACTGTTCCGAACGTTAAACTTAGAAGTAACGATCCAATATAATAACCGAAAATTGTTAAACGGTATTCTCGAGTCCATTAACATCCCTACTGAACGAACGAGTGACGTCATTTTATCATTAGATAAAATCGAAAAGATTGGGATTGATGGTGTACGAAAAGATGTATTAGAGCGCGGGATTACTGAAGAAATGGCTGATACGATATGCAATACCGTTTTATCTTGTCTAAAGCTTTCAATTGCTGACTTTAAAGAAGCTTTCAATACTCCACTCGTTGCCGAAGGAGTAAACGAATTACAACAATTACAGCAATATTTAATCGCCCTTGGAATAAATGAAAATGCTATATTCAATCCGTTTTTAGCGCGAGGACTTACAATGTATACAGGCACCGTATATGAAACCTTTCTAAAAGATGAATCGATTACATCCAGCATCGGTAGCGGCGGTCGATACGATAATATTATCGGGGCATTCCGTGGTGATAATATGAGCTATCCAACAGTCGGTATTTCATTCGGTTTAGACGTTATTTATACAGCACTATCGCAGAAAGAAACAATATCATCTACAGCGGATATATTTATCATCCCACTCGGGACAGAGTTACAATGCTTACAAATTGCCCAGCAATTACGTTCTACCACTTCCTTAAAAGTTGAACTTGAACTAGCAGGACGCAAATTAAAACGTGCCCTTAATTATGCCAATAAAGAAAACATCCCTTATGTGCTTATTATTGGGGAAGAAGAACTTAGTACAGATACTGTTGTGCTGCGGAATATGAAGGAAGGTAGTGAGGTGAAGGTTCCCCTTTCCTCTTTAAGTAGTTATTTATAA
- a CDS encoding winged helix-turn-helix transcriptional regulator yields the protein MDCSNENNINYPFLNKYSCPVEAMVEVIGGKWKGVILYHLLDGTKRFNELKRLKSNITQRMLTLQLRELEADGIIHREVYREVPPKVEYSLTELGESLRPVILLMMEWATHNMEKVLENRNTKNNS from the coding sequence ATGGATTGTTCAAACGAAAATAATATAAATTACCCATTTTTAAATAAATATTCTTGTCCAGTTGAAGCGATGGTTGAGGTCATTGGAGGGAAATGGAAAGGGGTTATTTTGTATCATTTATTAGATGGTACAAAGCGGTTTAATGAATTAAAAAGATTAAAATCAAATATCACGCAAAGAATGTTAACACTGCAGCTGAGAGAACTCGAAGCAGATGGCATTATACATCGTGAAGTATACCGAGAAGTGCCTCCGAAAGTAGAATATTCGTTAACCGAGCTTGGTGAATCACTTCGCCCAGTAATTCTATTAATGATGGAATGGGCAACTCATAATATGGAGAAAGTTTTGGAGAATAGAAATACGAAAAATAATAGTTAA
- a CDS encoding NAD(P)H-dependent oxidoreductase: MTNTKQITKEKITEAFHFRHACKEFDPMHKISEEDFHFILETGRLSPSSFGYEPWKFIVVQNKELREKLQPHSWGAGGQLATASHFVIVLSRNIKDMHYDAEYIKHMMNDIIGLPEDTQQIRYEFFKKFQETDFNLLQSDRAVFDWASKQTYIALGNMMTSAAQIGIDSCPIEGFDKEKVDSLLRQEGIIKDNNLEVSVMVAFGYRKEEPKRDKTRQTMDTIVEWI, encoded by the coding sequence ATGACAAATACAAAACAAATTACAAAAGAGAAAATTACGGAAGCCTTTCATTTCAGACATGCATGTAAAGAGTTCGATCCTATGCACAAAATTTCAGAAGAGGATTTTCATTTCATTTTAGAAACAGGAAGATTATCTCCTTCTTCTTTTGGATATGAACCTTGGAAATTTATTGTCGTACAAAATAAAGAATTAAGAGAAAAACTACAACCGCATTCATGGGGCGCTGGTGGGCAACTTGCAACAGCTAGTCACTTTGTCATTGTTCTTTCAAGAAATATTAAAGATATGCATTATGATGCAGAGTATATTAAACATATGATGAACGATATTATTGGATTACCTGAAGACACTCAACAAATTAGATATGAATTCTTCAAAAAGTTCCAGGAAACAGATTTTAACTTATTACAATCCGATCGTGCTGTATTTGATTGGGCATCTAAGCAAACTTATATTGCTTTAGGTAATATGATGACGAGCGCAGCTCAAATCGGTATTGATTCTTGTCCAATAGAAGGATTTGATAAAGAGAAAGTAGATTCTTTACTTCGTCAAGAAGGCATTATAAAAGACAATAATCTTGAAGTATCAGTTATGGTTGCCTTTGGTTACCGTAAAGAAGAGCCAAAGCGTGATAAAACAAGACAGACTATGGATACAATTGTTGAATGGATTTAG
- a CDS encoding DUF1292 domain-containing protein: MNMSDIEVGEVFTLSDENNEEQEVEVLGAMDVEGAEYIAVAFVEDIQTETEEDIDIFFLKVEEDSEFSYIENDEEFEKVSAAFEKILDEQEE, translated from the coding sequence ATGAATATGTCTGATATTGAAGTTGGCGAAGTGTTTACTCTTAGTGATGAGAATAACGAAGAGCAAGAAGTAGAAGTACTTGGAGCAATGGATGTCGAAGGCGCAGAATATATTGCCGTTGCCTTTGTGGAGGATATCCAAACCGAAACTGAGGAAGACATTGATATTTTCTTTTTAAAAGTAGAAGAAGATAGTGAATTCTCATACATTGAGAATGATGAAGAGTTCGAAAAAGTATCTGCTGCGTTTGAAAAGATTTTGGATGAGCAAGAAGAATAG
- a CDS encoding pyruvate kinase: MVTKMTIDRICTIGPASNNKETLAQLINNGMKIVRLNLSHGTHESHKDIIRLVKSLDDSIKILGDVQGPKIRLGEVKGEQITLQAGDSFLLHTQPVTGSNEEASVDYEGIANDVKVGSRILINDGEVELIVEKVSTEKIETKVKTGGNISSHKGVNLPGASVSLPAITEKDKKDIQFLLEEEVDFIACSFVRKPSHIKEIRDFIKGHKETAPNLIAKIETMEAIENFQDICKEVDGIMIARGDLGVELPYQFIPLLQKMMIQECNRTDTYVITATQMLQSMVDHSIPTRAEVTDVFQAVLDGTNAVMLSAESASGEHPIESVKTLRLVSEFAEHVKKDGPFVMKDVLELLHKSLDAG; encoded by the coding sequence ATGGTGACAAAAATGACAATTGATCGGATTTGTACAATTGGGCCAGCAAGTAATAATAAAGAAACGTTAGCGCAGTTAATAAACAATGGCATGAAAATAGTAAGGTTGAATTTATCACATGGCACGCATGAAAGTCATAAAGATATCATTCGTTTAGTCAAATCGTTAGATGATTCTATTAAAATTTTAGGTGATGTACAAGGCCCTAAAATAAGATTAGGTGAAGTAAAAGGAGAACAAATTACACTTCAGGCGGGAGATTCTTTTCTTTTACATACGCAACCAGTTACAGGGAGCAATGAAGAAGCAAGTGTTGATTATGAAGGAATTGCGAATGATGTGAAAGTTGGAAGTAGAATTTTAATTAATGATGGTGAAGTTGAGTTAATCGTTGAGAAGGTAAGTACGGAAAAAATAGAAACAAAGGTGAAAACAGGTGGTAATATCTCCTCACATAAAGGGGTGAACTTACCAGGGGCAAGCGTTAGTTTACCGGCTATTACAGAGAAAGATAAAAAAGATATTCAGTTTCTTTTAGAAGAGGAAGTCGATTTTATTGCGTGTTCTTTTGTGAGAAAACCTAGCCATATAAAAGAAATAAGGGATTTTATAAAAGGGCATAAAGAAACTGCTCCTAATTTAATTGCTAAAATAGAAACGATGGAAGCAATCGAGAATTTTCAAGATATATGTAAAGAAGTAGATGGAATTATGATTGCAAGGGGGGATTTAGGAGTAGAGTTGCCGTATCAATTTATTCCGCTCTTGCAGAAAATGATGATTCAGGAATGTAATCGAACGGATACATATGTTATTACAGCGACACAAATGCTTCAATCTATGGTAGATCATTCTATTCCAACAAGAGCTGAAGTAACTGATGTGTTCCAAGCTGTACTCGACGGAACGAACGCTGTTATGCTTTCTGCTGAAAGTGCGTCAGGCGAGCATCCGATTGAAAGTGTAAAAACATTACGTCTCGTTTCAGAATTTGCGGAACATGTGAAAAAAGACGGTCCTTTTGTGATGAAAGATGTACTGGAATTGCTACATAAGTCTTTGGATGCGGGATAA
- a CDS encoding XoxI protein, whose protein sequence is MNMKKSLSVTTLGLAVLSFGFTNNASASEVGTADKQPVLVNYDTVQSAKTSNVPSWTVAAAPKNDSNIGVYTPFFGNPYSVAKSKSTTIEDYIYAKARTFNGDGSLVNTKSNSAKKSSFVSATATNTSVYYGDDYAIGNHTYKLSGYNDVNHETKASW, encoded by the coding sequence GTGAATATGAAAAAATCTTTATCGGTGACAACTTTAGGGTTAGCGGTTTTAAGTTTTGGTTTTACTAATAACGCAAGTGCTTCAGAGGTGGGCACTGCAGACAAACAGCCCGTTTTGGTTAACTATGATACTGTTCAATCAGCAAAAACATCTAATGTTCCTAGTTGGACTGTTGCAGCTGCACCTAAGAATGACTCTAACATTGGCGTGTATACTCCCTTTTTTGGTAACCCATATTCAGTTGCTAAATCGAAATCAACTACGATCGAAGACTATATTTATGCAAAAGCAAGAACTTTCAATGGCGATGGCTCGTTAGTAAATACAAAAAGTAATAGTGCAAAAAAATCATCTTTTGTAAGTGCTACAGCAACCAATACAAGCGTTTATTATGGAGATGATTACGCTATTGGTAATCATACCTATAAATTGAGTGGTTATAATGATGTGAACCACGAAACAAAAGCTTCCTGGTAA
- a CDS encoding SDR family oxidoreductase — protein sequence MKKIAIVTGATRLNGIGAAVCKVLAQKGIDIFFTYWSQYDKAMPWGMHDKEPFLLKEEIESYGVRCEMAEINLSQSYSPNRLFYMVSERLGDPSILINNAAYSTHTRIEELNIEQLDKHYTVNVRATMLLSSLFIKHYALKTSGSIINLTSGQSLGPMPDELAYVATKGAIEAFTKSVAPVAMEKGITVNAVDPGPTNTGWITEELKHHLVWKFPQGKVGEPADAARLISFLVSEEAKWITGQVIHSNGGYS from the coding sequence GTGAAGAAAATAGCAATTGTAACAGGGGCAACTCGTCTAAATGGAATTGGTGCAGCTGTATGCAAGGTGCTTGCTCAAAAAGGGATAGACATTTTTTTCACGTACTGGTCTCAGTATGATAAAGCGATGCCGTGGGGAATGCATGACAAAGAGCCCTTTTTGTTGAAAGAGGAGATTGAAAGTTACGGTGTTCGTTGTGAAATGGCAGAAATTAATCTATCACAGTCGTATTCGCCAAATCGTTTGTTTTATATGGTCTCAGAACGTTTAGGTGATCCATCTATTTTAATTAATAATGCAGCGTATTCTACTCATACGAGAATTGAGGAATTAAATATAGAACAGTTAGATAAACATTATACAGTGAATGTTCGCGCTACTATGTTATTAAGTTCTTTATTTATAAAACATTATGCACTGAAAACGAGTGGAAGTATTATTAACCTTACTTCAGGACAGTCGCTAGGGCCAATGCCTGATGAACTAGCATACGTAGCAACGAAAGGAGCAATTGAAGCATTTACAAAATCAGTAGCACCTGTTGCGATGGAGAAGGGGATTACAGTGAATGCTGTTGATCCTGGACCGACGAATACAGGATGGATTACAGAGGAGCTGAAGCATCATTTAGTATGGAAGTTTCCGCAAGGTAAAGTAGGAGAACCAGCGGATGCAGCACGCTTAATATCTTTTTTAGTAAGTGAAGAAGCAAAATGGATTACGGGGCAAGTTATTCATTCGAACGGTGGTTACTCATAA